A single genomic interval of Syntrophobotulus glycolicus DSM 8271 harbors:
- a CDS encoding DUF2971 domain-containing protein: protein MNKHILTISNNIKEDDCLFRYISLAQFISMIENRKLFLRKVKLWDDPWEAPDDQLPLISDDGTEIYSESLLAASTVGQCWTYEKDSDAMWRIYSGDRQGIMIETIAKNFASIDNLRKAVLSKVIYYNTGNYIDCRREVENNPSYSFAGDMVLKRETFKHENEVRLLVCLQAYPKEIDHIWDIPIVGFGIEPEIFIKSITFDPRADDWYVETMKKYCFSKNLNCPIEKSTLYKKDFFASANIVRKYELVK, encoded by the coding sequence ATGAATAAACACATACTGACCATATCAAATAATATTAAAGAAGATGATTGCCTATTCAGATATATTTCTTTGGCACAATTTATTTCCATGATAGAGAATAGAAAATTGTTTCTTAGAAAAGTTAAATTGTGGGACGATCCATGGGAAGCACCAGATGATCAGCTTCCTTTAATAAGTGATGACGGTACGGAAATTTATTCAGAATCCTTGTTAGCTGCATCTACAGTTGGTCAATGCTGGACATATGAGAAAGATTCTGATGCAATGTGGAGGATATATTCCGGAGATAGACAAGGGATAATGATAGAAACAATTGCCAAAAATTTTGCTTCCATCGATAATCTGAGAAAAGCAGTACTATCAAAAGTTATCTATTATAATACCGGCAATTATATTGATTGTAGAAGAGAAGTTGAAAATAATCCAAGCTATTCTTTTGCTGGTGACATGGTATTAAAAAGAGAAACATTTAAACACGAAAATGAAGTTCGGTTACTCGTATGCTTACAAGCATACCCAAAAGAAATAGATCATATATGGGATATACCTATTGTTGGGTTTGGAATTGAACCAGAAATTTTTATTAAAAGTATTACCTTTGATCCGCGTGCTGATGATTGGTATGTAGAGACGATGAAAAAATATTGCTTTTCTAAAAACTTAAATTGTCCTATTGAAAAATCCACATTATATAAAAAGGATTTTTTTGCATCTGCAAATATTGTAAGGAAATATGAATTAGTCAAATAA